One window of Ziziphus jujuba cultivar Dongzao chromosome 5, ASM3175591v1 genomic DNA carries:
- the LOC107420214 gene encoding sugar transporter ERD6-like 6: MSFREESDDGKEIRKPFLHTGSWYRMGSRQSSMMASGQTMRDSSISVVACVLIVALGPIQFGFTSGYSSPTQSAITKDLSLSLSEYSIFGSLSNVGAMVGAIASGQIAEYIGRKGSLMIAAIPNIIGWLAISFARDASFLYMGRLLEGFGVGIISYTVPVYIAEISPQNLRGSLGSVNQLSVTIGIMLAYLLGLFVEWRILAVLGILPCTILIPGLFFIPESPRWLAKMGMTEDFETSLQVLRGFDTDISIEVNEIKRSVASTTRRTTIRFAELKQRKYWLPLMIGIGLLVLQQISGINGVLFYSSTIFATAGVTSSNVATFGLGAVQVLATGLTTWLMDKAGRRLLLIISSAGMTLSLLLVAVAFFLKDFVSTDSSFYSTLGIISVVGVVAMVIAFSLGVGAIPWIIMSEILPINIKGLAGSVATLANWFTAWLVTMTANLLLEWSSGGTFTIYTLVSAFTVVFVTIWVPETKGRTLEEIQWSFR; this comes from the exons atGAGTTTCAGGGAAGAGAGTGATGATGGGAAGGAAATCAGGAAGCCGTTTCTGCATACTGGGAGTTGGTATCGGATGGGTTCGAGGCAATCTAGTATGATGGCGTCGGGACAGACCATGCGTGATAGCTCAATCTCAGTTGTGGCTTGTGTTCTGATTGTGGCTTTGGGTCCTATTCAATTCGGCTTCACT TCCGGTTATTCTTCACCTACCCAATCTGCAATCACCAAGGATCTTTCACTTTCACTGTCGGAG TATTCTATATTTGGTTCTCTATCCAATGTGGGTGCCATGGTTGGTGCAATAGCTAGCGGTCAGATTGCTGAATATATTGGTCGAAAAGGG TCCTTAATGATAGCTGCGATTCCTAATATAATCGGATGGCTTGCTATATCATTTGCCAGA gaCGCTTCTTTTCTCTACATGGGAAGGTTGTTGGAAGGATTTGGTGTGGGAATTATCTCATACACG GTGCCTGTGTATATTGCTGAGATATCACCTCAAAACTTGAGAGGCAGTCTGGGGTCAGTGAACCAG CTCTCTGTCACCATAGGGATCATGCTGGCTTATCTTCTGGGCCTCTTTGTTGAATGGAGAATACTTGCGGTTTTGG GAATACTGCCATGTACAATATTGATACCTGGGCTATTTTTCATTCCGGAATCTCCTCGATGGCTG GCAAAAATGGGCATGACAGAGGATTTTGAAACCTCTTTACAAGTCCTGCGAGGTTTTGATACTGATATTTCTATTGAAGTGAATGAAATCAAG AGATCTGTAGCATCAACAACTAGAAGAACAACAATTCGGTTTGCAGAACTCAAACAGAGAAAATACTGGCTCCCTTTAATG ATTGGAATTGGACTGCTTGTTCTTCAACAGATTAGTGGAATCAATGGTGTTCTATTCTATTCCAGTACTATCTTTGCAACTGCTG GGGTCACATCAAGTAATGTGGCTACATTTGGTCTTGGTGCTGTTCAG GTCTTAGCTACTGGATTGACTACATGGTTGATGGACAAAGCAGGCCGACGGCTTCTACTTATT ATCTCCTCTGCTGGAATGACACTTAGCCTCCTCCTTGTTGCTGTAGCATTCTTCTTAAAG GATTTTGTATCAACTGATTCTAGTTTCTATAGCACACTGGGGATAATATCAGTTGTTGGAGTTGTG GCCATGGTGATTGCTTTTTCGTTAGGGGTTGGAGCTATTCCATGGATTATAATGTCTGAG ATTCTTCCAATCAATATTAAAGGCCTTGCTGGAAGTGTAGCAACGCTAGCCAACTGGTTCACTGCTTGGTTGGTCACCATGACTGCAAATTTGCTATTGGAATGGAGTAGTggag GAACCTTCACAATATACACGCTTGTGAGTGCTTTCACGGTGGTATTTGTTACCATTTGGGTCCCTGAGACGAAAGGGAGAACTCTGGAAGAAATTCAATGGTCCTTCAGATAA